One Caldisalinibacter kiritimatiensis genomic region harbors:
- a CDS encoding calcium/sodium antiporter gives MEAFIEGIVSELSLIALFAIIAITLYILSKGADLLVNEAVVLSEQMGIPKMIIGATIVSLGTTLPEASVSVVAALGGNSELALGNAVGSVICDTGLILGIAALISPLPIQREIVNRHGWLQFGAGILLVLVSLPFTSLNSIFTNGGHISRIAGFILVFLLVMYIYFSIKWARNSKDESTAVAVDVEKEDNNVMALVKLIFGVAIVIISSKILIPTVQETAIRLNVPNSVIAATLVAFGTSLPELVTSVTAVLKGHGELAIGNVIGADILNILFVVGSAAAFGSGGITVTPNFFKLYFPAMLFILTVFRIGTLISKDSLKRTFGLILFGTYIVISILSYA, from the coding sequence ATGGAAGCATTTATTGAAGGCATAGTATCAGAATTATCATTAATAGCTCTTTTTGCTATAATAGCTATTACTCTTTATATTTTAAGTAAAGGTGCAGATTTATTAGTTAATGAAGCAGTTGTGTTATCAGAGCAGATGGGTATTCCTAAAATGATTATTGGTGCCACAATTGTAAGTCTTGGTACAACATTACCAGAAGCTTCAGTATCTGTGGTTGCTGCACTAGGAGGGAATTCAGAATTGGCACTTGGTAATGCAGTAGGTTCAGTTATCTGTGATACAGGACTTATATTGGGGATTGCGGCATTAATATCACCGTTGCCTATACAAAGAGAAATCGTAAATAGACATGGATGGCTTCAATTTGGAGCTGGAATATTATTGGTATTAGTTTCTTTACCTTTTACTTCATTAAATAGTATTTTTACTAATGGAGGACATATTAGTAGAATTGCTGGATTTATATTAGTATTTTTACTTGTTATGTATATTTATTTTTCAATAAAATGGGCTAGAAATTCAAAAGATGAGTCTACTGCAGTTGCTGTTGACGTTGAGAAAGAAGACAACAATGTTATGGCTTTAGTTAAACTTATATTTGGAGTTGCAATAGTGATTATTTCATCTAAAATACTAATACCTACTGTTCAAGAAACAGCTATAAGATTAAATGTACCCAATAGTGTAATAGCAGCTACATTAGTAGCATTCGGTACTTCGCTTCCTGAATTAGTAACATCAGTAACAGCAGTACTTAAAGGACATGGAGAATTAGCTATCGGTAATGTAATAGGAGCAGATATATTAAATATTCTATTTGTAGTAGGTTCTGCAGCAGCTTTTGGAAGTGGTGGAATTACAGTTACTCCAAACTTTTTTAAATTGTATTTTCCTGCGATGTTATTCATTTTAACAGTATTTAGAATTGGTACATTAATTTCAAAAGATAGTTTAAAAAGAACATTTGGATTAATATTGTTTGGAACTTATATTGTGATAAGTATATTAAGTTATGCATAA
- a CDS encoding MATE family efflux transporter, whose translation MDSNQVEIKKKSLFSLTWPIFIEILLQMLLGNADTLMLSQYSDSSVAAVGVSNQVLFMLIVLYGILSNGSAILVAQYLGAKRKDRVQEVVIIAFIINLLIGFILSVGLYVFGINILQLMNIPPEILDVAVIYMQIVGGFSFIQALLMTAIAVVRGHGMMKISMYVTIGSNIINVIGNYMFIFGPFGIPALGAKGVAISTTFSRFIALIVMLYIINTKLELKTSFRNMNKYPKDTIKKLLKIGIPTAGEQLSYNTSQIVITSFISMLGAQALTTRVYVQNIIMFIFLFAAAIGQGTQILIGHLIGAGKKDEAYKICLKSLRIAMVMVIIVTTLFFVLRKSLMGIFTDNPSIINTGSTLIALAFIIEPGRTFNLVVINSLRAAGDVKFPVYMGILSMWGISVVLSYILGIYFELGLVGIWISFAVDEWLRGVLMLWRWRTRVWEDMSFVADEEIVSVEN comes from the coding sequence ATGGATAGTAATCAAGTAGAAATAAAGAAAAAATCACTTTTTTCATTAACGTGGCCTATATTTATTGAAATTCTATTACAGATGTTATTAGGAAATGCAGACACTCTGATGCTTAGTCAGTATTCTGATAGCTCAGTAGCAGCTGTAGGTGTATCTAATCAGGTTCTTTTTATGTTAATTGTATTGTACGGTATTTTATCAAATGGTTCAGCTATATTGGTTGCACAATACTTAGGAGCTAAAAGGAAAGACAGAGTCCAAGAAGTGGTGATTATAGCATTTATTATAAATTTGCTTATTGGTTTTATTCTAAGTGTTGGGTTATATGTTTTTGGGATTAATATATTACAGTTGATGAATATACCACCTGAAATATTAGATGTTGCAGTTATATACATGCAAATAGTCGGAGGTTTTTCTTTTATTCAGGCTTTACTTATGACTGCTATTGCAGTAGTAAGGGGTCATGGAATGATGAAAATTTCCATGTATGTTACTATCGGTTCTAACATAATTAATGTAATTGGTAATTATATGTTTATATTTGGGCCTTTTGGTATACCAGCTTTAGGAGCCAAGGGTGTAGCAATTTCTACAACATTTAGTAGGTTTATAGCATTAATAGTAATGTTATATATTATAAACACAAAACTAGAATTGAAGACATCATTTAGAAATATGAATAAATATCCTAAGGATACTATAAAGAAGCTGTTAAAAATTGGAATACCTACAGCTGGAGAACAACTGTCATATAATACATCCCAGATTGTTATTACGTCGTTTATATCAATGTTAGGTGCTCAAGCACTAACAACAAGGGTATATGTACAGAATATAATTATGTTTATATTTTTATTTGCTGCAGCAATAGGGCAAGGAACTCAGATTTTAATTGGCCACTTGATAGGTGCAGGGAAAAAAGACGAGGCATATAAAATCTGTCTTAAGAGTTTAAGAATAGCGATGGTTATGGTTATTATAGTTACTACTTTATTTTTTGTATTGAGAAAAAGTTTGATGGGAATTTTTACTGATAACCCTTCTATAATTAATACAGGAAGTACATTAATAGCTTTAGCTTTTATAATAGAACCTGGAAGAACCTTTAATTTAGTTGTGATTAATTCATTACGTGCAGCAGGAGATGTAAAATTCCCAGTATATATGGGAATATTATCAATGTGGGGTATAAGTGTAGTATTATCCTATATATTAGGCATATATTTTGAATTAGGCCTTGTGGGTATTTGGATATCATTTGCAGTAGATGAGTGGTTGAGAGGAGTATTAATGCTATGGAGATGGCGTACACGAGTATGGGAGGATATGTCATTTGTTGCAGATGAAGAAATTGTAAGTGTTGAGAACTAA